From the Candidatus Neomarinimicrobiota bacterium genome, one window contains:
- the tnpA gene encoding IS200/IS605 family transposase: protein MPYRDIFYHIVIITKYREKRLNQPRLMALIQHIRTYASTKGIQIHAINGYQDHLHIFATIPVYIAVSDAIKAIKGESSRWINKNKLFEAPFRWQPGYYIATICPHHKKTVIRYILHQKEHHSLTPP, encoded by the coding sequence ATGCCGTACAGAGATATTTTCTATCACATTGTGATAATCACCAAGTACCGTGAAAAACGACTGAATCAACCACGGTTAATGGCTTTAATACAACACATACGTACATATGCATCAACAAAAGGCATTCAAATACATGCCATAAACGGATATCAGGATCATCTGCACATTTTTGCTACGATTCCTGTCTACATAGCCGTATCAGATGCCATAAAAGCTATCAAGGGAGAATCATCCCGATGGATCAACAAGAACAAACTTTTTGAAGCTCCTTTTCGTTGGCAACCGGGCTACTACATTGCAACAATCTGTCCACACCACAAAAAAACGGTTATCCGATACATCCTTCACCAAAAAGAACACCACTCCCTTACACCACCCTAA